The Beijerinckiaceae bacterium genome has a window encoding:
- a CDS encoding glycolate oxidase subunit GlcE — protein sequence MSHFIPADPAEVAAAVTLAIASKTPLSITGLGSKAGLGRPMKNAGRLDLSQLSGVTFYEPDELVISALAGTPVETIDALLAQNCQELAFEPMSFAALYGTGAGTIGGCLMTNLSGPRRIKAGAARDHVLGLKAVSGRGEAFKAGGRVVKNVTGYDLSRGLTGSFGTLAVATEITLKVLPRAETSATLILENLDPARAVEALCTAMGAPVDVSGAAHLPAFAAQRLGFATAITALRLEGFAPSVAERVDRLEAMLKIFAAAERLDPAATQNLWQAIRDATPLAEPSDKFIWKISVAPTAGPKVAEIVARAYNAEALFDWSGGLVWLALDPCEDAAAGIIRKAIVEHGGGHATLMRAPAETRARIPVFEPQAPAHTALSRRLKAEFDPYGVLEPQRMEALL from the coding sequence ATGTCCCATTTCATCCCGGCTGATCCGGCCGAGGTCGCGGCCGCCGTGACCCTCGCAATCGCGTCGAAGACGCCGCTCTCGATTACCGGCCTCGGCTCGAAGGCCGGCCTCGGGCGGCCGATGAAAAACGCGGGCCGCCTCGATCTCTCGCAGCTTTCCGGCGTCACATTTTATGAGCCCGACGAATTGGTGATTTCGGCGCTGGCCGGCACGCCCGTTGAGACCATCGACGCGCTGCTCGCCCAAAACTGTCAGGAGCTGGCCTTCGAGCCCATGTCCTTTGCGGCGCTTTATGGCACGGGGGCCGGAACGATCGGCGGCTGCCTTATGACTAATCTCAGCGGTCCGCGCCGCATCAAGGCCGGCGCCGCGCGCGACCATGTGTTGGGCCTCAAGGCGGTGTCGGGCCGGGGCGAAGCCTTCAAGGCCGGCGGCCGGGTCGTCAAGAATGTCACCGGCTATGATCTTTCCCGAGGTCTTACTGGATCGTTCGGAACGCTCGCGGTCGCCACCGAAATCACGCTCAAGGTGCTGCCCCGCGCGGAAACCTCCGCAACCCTCATTCTCGAAAACCTCGATCCGGCCCGCGCGGTGGAAGCGCTCTGCACGGCCATGGGCGCGCCGGTCGATGTGTCGGGCGCCGCGCACCTGCCCGCCTTTGCGGCGCAGCGCTTGGGTTTTGCAACCGCGATCACCGCCCTGCGCCTCGAAGGTTTTGCGCCCTCCGTCGCCGAGCGCGTGGACCGGCTCGAAGCGATGCTGAAAATCTTCGCAGCCGCCGAGCGATTGGATCCGGCTGCAACCCAAAACCTTTGGCAGGCGATCCGCGATGCGACCCCGCTTGCGGAGCCTTCCGACAAATTCATCTGGAAAATATCTGTGGCGCCGACCGCCGGCCCCAAGGTCGCCGAAATCGTCGCCCGCGCGTATAATGCCGAAGCATTGTTCGACTGGTCGGGCGGTCTCGTCTGGCTCGCGCTCGATCCTTGCGAGGATGCAGCGGCGGGCATTATTCGCAAGGCAATCGTGGAGCATGGCGGCGGCCATGCCACCTTGATGCGTGCCCCCGCCGAAACAAGGGCTCGAATCCCTGTGTTCGAGCCGCAGGCCCCGGCGCATACCGCTTTGTCGCGAAGGCTGAAGGCCGAATTCGATCCCTATGGGGTTTTGGAGCCGCAACGCATGGAGGCTCTGCTTTAA